A genomic region of Oncorhynchus mykiss isolate Arlee chromosome 16, USDA_OmykA_1.1, whole genome shotgun sequence contains the following coding sequences:
- the LOC110491666 gene encoding cartilage-associated protein isoform X2, translating into MEKHNPVLLARDKCATWMNAFIMVANLQRVKGIIFSISLCFIATVVVAQYDNYNFRHFPQEELMPIESAYAQGLDNYASENWSDCIKFIELSLRLHRLLKDSVTYCIRNCNASHVQLQEPVMASSTGDMQIFWRILMRASCLKKCRMHFPALSLPYPRKEVMDDFDNRLPYRYMYFAYVQTDDLQKALASAHTYLQRNPEDPVMTRHMNQYKREFDLEGALIDHEERPYEVSFLKAVTLFNSEDFSSSISHMEQALSQYLQQYSLCQAMCHGACDADLPQTKDLYPTLADAYVDALRCEVKCEENLMPNVGGYFVEKFIATMYHYLQFAYYKLNDARSAAPCASSYVLFDPEDKVMRQNMLYYQSYREQWGLDDHSFTPRVEALRYYNHTTLLKQMLAFAENYLQSEVG; encoded by the exons ATGGAAAAACACAATCCCGTTTTATTGGCCAGAGACAAATGCGCAACTTGGATGAATGCATTTATCATGGTCGCCAATCTCCAACGCGTAAAAGGAATTATTTTCTCAATCTCTTTGTGTTTTATTGCCACTGTAGTGGTCGCGCAGTATGACAACTACAACTTTAGACATTTCCCACAAGAGGAGCTCATGCCAATCGAGTCTGCGTATGCACAAGGCTTGGACAATTATGCCTCAGAAAATTGGTCGGACTGTATCAAATTCATTGAATTAAGTTTACGCCTGCATCGACTTCTGAAAGACAGCGTGACATACTGCATACGAAACTGTAATGCCAGTCATGTACAGCTACAGGAGCCTGTCATGGCAAGCAGCACCGGGGATATGCAGATCTTCTGGCGCATTTTGATGCGGGCATCATGCCTGAAAAAGTGCAGGATGCACTTCCCTGCCCTGTCGCTCCCTTACCCTAGAAAAGAGGTTATGGATGATTTCGATAATAGGTTGCCCTACCGTTACATGTACTTTGCTTATGTCCAG ACGGATGACCTCCAGAAGGCGTTGGCGTCAGCCCACACCTATCTACAGAGAAACCCAGAGGACCCGGTCATGACACGGCACATGAACCAATACAAAAGAGAGTTTGACTTGGAGGGCGCGCTCATTGACCACGAGGAACGCCCCTATGAG GTTAGCTTCCTGAAAGCGGTCACCCTGTTCAACTCTGAGGACTtcagcagcagtatcagtcaCATGGAGCAGGCCCTCAGCCAGTACCTCCAGCAGTACAGCCTGTGTCAGGCCATGTGCCACGGGGCCTGCGACGCTGACCTCCCCCAAACTAAAGACCTGTACCCCACACTGGCAG ATGCCTATGTTGACGCACTGAGATGCGAGGTGAAGTGTGAGGAAAACCTAATGCCAAATGTTGGCGGCTACTTTGTGGAGAAATTCATCGCCACTATGTATCACTACCTGCAATTTGCTTATTATAAGT TAAATGATGCCCGCAGTGCAGCCCCCTGTGCGTCCAGCTACGTGCTCTTTGACCCCGAGGACAAGGTCATGAGGCAGAATATGTTATACTACCAGTCTTACAGAGAGCAGTGGGGCCTGGATGACCACAGCTTCACACCCAGAGTG GAAGCATTGAGGTACTACAACCATACCACCTTGCTGAAACAGATGCTGGCATTTGCAGAGAACTACTTGCAGTCTGAGGTAGGATAA
- the LOC110491666 gene encoding cartilage-associated protein isoform X1, whose protein sequence is MEKHNPVLLARDKCATWMNAFIMVANLQRVKGIIFSISLCFIATVVVAQYDNYNFRHFPQEELMPIESAYAQGLDNYASENWSDCIKFIELSLRLHRLLKDSVTYCIRNCNASHVQLQEPVMASSTGDMQIFWRILMRASCLKKCRMHFPALSLPYPRKEVMDDFDNRLPYRYMYFAYVQTDDLQKALASAHTYLQRNPEDPVMTRHMNQYKREFDLEGALIDHEERPYEVSFLKAVTLFNSEDFSSSISHMEQALSQYLQQYSLCQAMCHGACDADLPQTKDLYPTLADAYVDALRCEVKCEENLMPNVGGYFVEKFIATMYHYLQFAYYKLNDARSAAPCASSYVLFDPEDKVMRQNMLYYQSYREQWGLDDHSFTPRVEALRYYNHTTLLKQMLAFAENYLQSEDFLGPEEAAMEDSSDVEFEGIGDYQESILARWSQPKAKGDVGDS, encoded by the exons ATGGAAAAACACAATCCCGTTTTATTGGCCAGAGACAAATGCGCAACTTGGATGAATGCATTTATCATGGTCGCCAATCTCCAACGCGTAAAAGGAATTATTTTCTCAATCTCTTTGTGTTTTATTGCCACTGTAGTGGTCGCGCAGTATGACAACTACAACTTTAGACATTTCCCACAAGAGGAGCTCATGCCAATCGAGTCTGCGTATGCACAAGGCTTGGACAATTATGCCTCAGAAAATTGGTCGGACTGTATCAAATTCATTGAATTAAGTTTACGCCTGCATCGACTTCTGAAAGACAGCGTGACATACTGCATACGAAACTGTAATGCCAGTCATGTACAGCTACAGGAGCCTGTCATGGCAAGCAGCACCGGGGATATGCAGATCTTCTGGCGCATTTTGATGCGGGCATCATGCCTGAAAAAGTGCAGGATGCACTTCCCTGCCCTGTCGCTCCCTTACCCTAGAAAAGAGGTTATGGATGATTTCGATAATAGGTTGCCCTACCGTTACATGTACTTTGCTTATGTCCAG ACGGATGACCTCCAGAAGGCGTTGGCGTCAGCCCACACCTATCTACAGAGAAACCCAGAGGACCCGGTCATGACACGGCACATGAACCAATACAAAAGAGAGTTTGACTTGGAGGGCGCGCTCATTGACCACGAGGAACGCCCCTATGAG GTTAGCTTCCTGAAAGCGGTCACCCTGTTCAACTCTGAGGACTtcagcagcagtatcagtcaCATGGAGCAGGCCCTCAGCCAGTACCTCCAGCAGTACAGCCTGTGTCAGGCCATGTGCCACGGGGCCTGCGACGCTGACCTCCCCCAAACTAAAGACCTGTACCCCACACTGGCAG ATGCCTATGTTGACGCACTGAGATGCGAGGTGAAGTGTGAGGAAAACCTAATGCCAAATGTTGGCGGCTACTTTGTGGAGAAATTCATCGCCACTATGTATCACTACCTGCAATTTGCTTATTATAAGT TAAATGATGCCCGCAGTGCAGCCCCCTGTGCGTCCAGCTACGTGCTCTTTGACCCCGAGGACAAGGTCATGAGGCAGAATATGTTATACTACCAGTCTTACAGAGAGCAGTGGGGCCTGGATGACCACAGCTTCACACCCAGAGTG GAAGCATTGAGGTACTACAACCATACCACCTTGCTGAAACAGATGCTGGCATTTGCAGAGAACTACTTGCAGTCTGAG GACTTTTTGGGTCCAGAAGAAGCTGCCATGGAGGACTCCTCTGATGTTGAGTTTGAAGGGATTGGAGACTATCAGGAATCAATCCTGGCTAGATGGTCACAACCCAAAGCTAAAGGGGACGTTGGTGATTCCTAA